From Methanocella paludicola SANAE, a single genomic window includes:
- a CDS encoding adenylate kinase, translating to MQIVLFGPPGAGKGTQAKFISEKFNIPHISTGDILRENVREGTALGKKAKAFMDKGALVPDEILIDIIKDRLQKPDTKRGFLLDGFPRTIAQAEALDPILDEINKKLDAVVNVDVSANELIRRLSGRRTCRSCGATYHVKSNPSRVAGVCDQCGGELYQRADDTEAAIKHRIDVYKNQTQPLIDYYRKKGLLMDVDGEREIDEVRSDIMRALERFQ from the coding sequence ATGCAGATAGTCCTGTTCGGGCCCCCGGGTGCTGGTAAAGGCACCCAGGCCAAATTTATTTCGGAAAAGTTCAACATACCGCACATTTCCACGGGCGACATCCTCAGGGAGAACGTCCGGGAAGGCACTGCGCTGGGAAAAAAGGCAAAGGCTTTTATGGACAAGGGCGCTCTCGTCCCCGACGAGATACTGATCGACATTATCAAGGACCGCCTGCAGAAGCCCGACACGAAAAGGGGCTTCCTGCTGGACGGCTTCCCCCGCACGATCGCACAGGCGGAAGCTCTGGACCCGATACTGGACGAGATCAACAAGAAGCTTGACGCCGTAGTGAACGTCGACGTCAGCGCCAACGAATTAATAAGGCGCCTCTCGGGCCGCAGGACTTGCCGCTCGTGCGGAGCGACCTATCACGTCAAATCCAACCCGTCGAGGGTCGCGGGCGTTTGCGACCAGTGCGGCGGCGAGCTCTACCAGAGGGCCGACGATACCGAGGCCGCCATCAAGCACCGCATCGACGTATATAAAAACCAGACGCAGCCCCTCATCGACTACTACAGGAAGAAGGGCCTGCTCATGGACGTCGACGGCGAGCGGGAGATCGACGAGGTGCGCTCAGACATCATGAGGGCCCTCGAAAGATTCCAGTAA
- the cmk gene encoding (d)CMP kinase: protein MIVTLSGLPGSGKTSVARELIARYGFTMISAGEQFRKFAQERGMSLEEFGALAQKDSSIDIAIDQRQKELAVKFDMSLVEGRLAGRTIDADLKVWLKTALGVRAERVAKREGISVQRAREETVARELSEATRYKDFYNIDQNDWSCYDLIIDTRLWDAKGVADIISTAIDGLKKNGA, encoded by the coding sequence ATGATAGTGACGCTGAGCGGCCTTCCGGGCTCCGGCAAGACGTCCGTCGCCCGGGAGCTCATCGCCAGGTACGGGTTTACCATGATCTCCGCCGGGGAGCAGTTCCGTAAGTTCGCCCAGGAGCGGGGCATGTCGCTCGAGGAGTTCGGCGCCCTGGCGCAGAAGGACTCTTCTATCGATATCGCCATCGACCAGAGGCAGAAAGAGCTGGCCGTTAAATTTGATATGTCCCTTGTGGAGGGCCGGCTCGCGGGCCGGACCATCGATGCGGACCTCAAGGTCTGGCTGAAGACGGCCCTTGGCGTGAGGGCTGAACGAGTCGCTAAGCGCGAGGGCATTTCGGTGCAGAGGGCCCGGGAGGAGACGGTGGCCCGGGAACTGAGCGAGGCCACGCGCTATAAGGATTTTTATAACATCGACCAGAACGACTGGTCCTGCTATGACCTGATCATCGATACGCGGCTCTGGGATGCGAAGGGCGTGGCGGACATCATCAGTACGGCGATCGACGGGTTGAAGAAGAATGGCGCCTGA
- a CDS encoding DUF106 domain-containing protein has protein sequence MSDNQTEKKAKKKGGIVNTIQNIILVLGFGIFIASIFLPPWFRDTMSYYVNIIVSPINATMPFYIAVLIIAAIVTVASTIIQKYTMDWDLYRRVMQKNQAYQKEYREAQLSGNKKRLKQLEQEQLSMMQDQSSMSKQQLKPMGFIVFVSIPLFWWAYWYLQQPGVYTQMIFPLIGTITMTDSFLIFPYWVWWSLICSMAISSVVRKALNTGAVSPS, from the coding sequence ATGAGCGACAATCAGACTGAAAAGAAGGCTAAGAAGAAAGGCGGCATCGTCAATACTATCCAGAACATCATCCTGGTGCTCGGCTTCGGCATATTCATCGCATCGATCTTTTTGCCCCCCTGGTTCAGGGATACGATGTCCTACTACGTGAACATCATCGTGTCGCCCATCAACGCGACCATGCCGTTCTACATCGCCGTGCTTATCATAGCCGCGATCGTGACGGTGGCCTCGACGATCATACAAAAGTACACGATGGACTGGGACCTGTACAGGCGGGTCATGCAGAAGAACCAGGCATACCAGAAGGAGTACAGGGAAGCCCAGCTATCCGGGAACAAGAAAAGGCTTAAGCAGCTCGAGCAGGAGCAGCTAAGCATGATGCAGGACCAGTCATCGATGTCCAAGCAGCAGCTCAAGCCCATGGGCTTCATCGTGTTCGTCTCGATCCCTCTGTTCTGGTGGGCGTACTGGTACTTGCAGCAGCCGGGCGTATATACACAGATGATATTCCCGCTCATCGGTACGATCACGATGACGGACAGCTTCCTGATATTCCCGTACTGGGTCTGGTGGTCGCTTATCTGCTCGATGGCCATCAGCTCGGTGGTCAGAAAAGCGCTCAATACAGGTGCCGTGTCCCCATCATGA